One Macrobrachium rosenbergii isolate ZJJX-2024 chromosome 10, ASM4041242v1, whole genome shotgun sequence DNA window includes the following coding sequences:
- the LOC136842685 gene encoding uncharacterized protein, with product MDSRGGRYDSDCNRESSRKSSSNSGSRRNSGDQGLSGQGGRGSPSYYYYGVGPAGEVTEPHREEEDLYARNNNDYSKYTGDHLPSTSDYGYYGPENCNEEYGTDYRYSHHQQQQQQHHSGSGSYPQCQRGYGGYGDSQCYGDVQQGGCRSCSPSQCGGGDRCDLYGSCGQREYPPSRVQVTAKVLFGSVSAISNLKQKKGSKK from the coding sequence ATGGATTCTCGCGGCGGCAGGTACGACAGTGACTGCAACAGAGAAAGCAGCAGGAAGAGCAGCAGCAACAGCGGCAGCAGAAGAAACAGCGGAGATCAGGGTCTCTCCGGCCAGGGCGGTAGGGGATCCCCTAGCTACTATTACTACGGCGTAGGACCTGCTGGAGAAGTCACCGAACCCCACCGGGAAGAGGAGGACCTCTACGCCAGGAACAACAACGATTACAGCAAGTACACCGGCGACCATTTGCCCTCGACGTCGGACTACGGCTACTACGGCCCGGAGAATTGCAACGAGGAATACGGCACCGATTACAGGTACAGTCAtcatcaacagcaacaacaacaacaccactCTGGGAGCGGCAGTTACCCGCAGTGCCAACGGGGTTACGGCGGTTACGGCGACTCGCAATGTTACGGTGACGTCCAGCAAGGCGGCTGCAGAAGCTGCAGTCCGTCTCAGTGCGGCGGCGGTGACCGTTGCGACCTTTACGGGTCCTGCGGTCAGCGCGAGTACCCGCCGTCTCGCGTCCAAGTGACGGCCAAAGTCCTGTTCGGTTCCGTCAGTGCCATATCGAACCTCAAGCAGAAGAAGGGCTCCAAGAAGTGA